Proteins from one Algicella marina genomic window:
- the galE gene encoding UDP-glucose 4-epimerase GalE: MRKVLVTGGAGYIGSHACKQLAEAGYEPVTYDNLSTGWQDAVKFGPAEIGELTDRARLNEVIARHQPEAVMHFAALSDVGQSMREPQLYWRNNVVGSMTLLDAITAAEIPRFVFSSTCATYGEQDGVMLDETSSQNPINAYGGSKRAVEDMLRDYGRMSGLAHVSFRYFNVAGADPERQIGEFHRPETHLIPLALDAVRGRRDALTIFGTDYETRDGTCVRDYVHVMDLVDAHIRGLDYLASGGKETVFNLGTGSGFTVREVIDAVADVTEQKVPCTEGPRRPGDCTALVSGSSKAREILGWEPQYSTLPQMISDAWGWHQSQGYIR, encoded by the coding sequence ATGCGTAAAGTGCTCGTCACCGGTGGTGCCGGTTATATCGGCAGCCATGCGTGCAAACAATTGGCCGAGGCGGGCTACGAACCCGTAACCTACGACAACCTTTCCACCGGCTGGCAGGATGCCGTCAAATTCGGCCCTGCCGAAATTGGCGAACTGACTGACAGGGCGCGTCTGAATGAAGTCATCGCCCGCCACCAGCCCGAAGCGGTGATGCATTTCGCGGCGCTGTCCGATGTCGGCCAGTCCATGCGCGAACCCCAACTCTACTGGCGCAACAACGTCGTCGGTTCTATGACCCTGCTGGACGCCATAACCGCCGCCGAAATCCCGCGGTTCGTCTTCTCATCCACCTGTGCCACGTATGGAGAGCAGGACGGCGTCATGCTGGACGAGACAAGCAGCCAGAATCCGATAAACGCCTATGGCGGCTCCAAGCGCGCTGTCGAGGACATGTTGCGCGATTACGGCCGCATGTCCGGGCTCGCCCATGTCTCTTTCCGTTATTTCAATGTGGCGGGCGCGGACCCGGAGCGCCAGATCGGCGAATTCCACCGGCCCGAAACCCACCTCATTCCGCTGGCGCTGGATGCCGTCCGTGGCCGCCGCGACGCGCTCACCATTTTCGGCACCGATTACGAGACGCGTGATGGCACCTGTGTCCGCGACTACGTCCATGTGATGGACCTCGTGGACGCCCATATACGCGGTCTCGACTACCTCGCTTCAGGTGGCAAGGAGACGGTCTTCAACCTCGGCACCGGAAGCGGTTTCACTGTTCGCGAGGTCATCGATGCCGTCGCCGATGTGACCGAGCAGAAAGTGCCCTGCACAGAGGGGCCCCGCCGTCCCGGAGATTGTACGGCGCTCGTCTCCGGCAGCAGCAAGGCCCGCGAGATCCTCGGCTGGGAGCCGCAGTATTCCACCCTGCCGCAGATGATCTCCGACGCGTGGGGTTGGCACCAGTCGCAGGGATACATCAGGTGA